The sequence GTATTATCATTGAtacgatgaaaatgaattcattcgtTCGTTCTGCTTTTAATTCAGCGTCAAACGATTTTGAGAAAAGTAAACTACTCGCGCAGACATTGGAAGACCTGTACAAAACGGCGGGGAGGATGTATCCGGCCGACCAAACGAAATATCCAGGTTTCCGTCCCAGATCTTCGCCCAGTACAGGAAGAGCGAATTACAGGTAAAATAACGTCTCTATGATTCTATAATATCTACTactgatttaaatttttagttATATTCTCTGTTGTATTATATAATTACCCCCTAGCTTTCTtctctttaaccctttcagtgctggctaattaatatcctatagtgctggagataatttgaaaattctgaaaaattccaccctagtgtgttgaataacgggaatagcactatagtgcgtctacaccctggcgcggtatatcgttagttactaatatttcactatgtttgacaggtgctaccatctttcaagagagataattagtaattactaattaaatcaatacaccgcagtgcggtgtactagcaaaatccatcactgattcgtacaccgcactgcggtgtagatgcactgaaagagtTAATCTGTTTTTAGCATGAGAATGTTTCTGTGTTAATTTTCCCATAGTTTGTATCGCTTTTGATTACTTAAATTAGTCTTTTTTTGTACAGGATTCTATgtaaatttcataatttctgcTGTAATTCAGTAAgcttattcctgaagatggttattagaatatagtcgaaacgttgtaTAAACTGCTAGCtctagaaaacattttttcggaCTTGTCTTTCATTATAATTGTGGGTTTCTTTATTATCGTCAAAACACGGATTAGCGTGTTATTAATGGTGGTCTCTATAATTCAGCTTAGTTTCGATATTAACAGAAAGAGGTTTTCATATAGAAGATTATCCAGTTTCTAAAACATCTTATGAACTAaccatacatgtatttcagatCCGACGAAAATACAAATGAACCCGCGACGGTAAGCACTGTCAATATGGAAGACGTTCTGTCCATGATCGACCATGTAACAGATGATATGACGACATATAAAGAAAGGGTTAGTCTCATGTGATTTAGTATATCAAACGCCAACATTAGGATCCTCGTAAAAACACCTTTGAACAGTCATCTCCTAGGCTAGGTTATGTCGTCCTccctggcagggattcgaaccggatagcatcgctacactcagtcATGGCACGTActcctgccacactagaccgggtgtaCAGCAGATTGCTCAAACGCTGAGTAAATTTCATGGAGGAACCATAAATggaaaaacccgggctaacATAAAACAGCATTTCGTACCGTGacgagtctcgatgccatcatgttcgaatccctgccgagggcgGATGGGTTACGTTTCTGATTCTTGTTTGATAACCACCAGAACATCATTTTGGCTATTATTCAACTTTTTGAAGGTTTTTGTTATCACTGGGATCAGCTtccatatatattatattcatgtaaattcaattgaataagAATATTCCCTATAACTGATACCATTGATCATTATTGATTATAGTTGGTACCATCGCCGGGGCCTGGTTTCAATAAACCAACGATGTCGGTGAATGAAGCTACTGTCAGAGCTCAATCCGCTCCGGTTAGGAGGATCGACATCAGCCCGCATTCAGCGTGAGTACACGAGATAATCTTTGAAAGATAGGTGCAAATCTCCGGCAACTTCTGAGCCCATTGATGATTCATACAATCTACAAACAGAACTTGGCATTTGATGTGAGAGTGATTGTTGTATCAAAATATGCCCTCAGATACGAGAAATCCTTCTGAGAACTCTCTAACTCTTATTCCTATTAATCGTTTATTGATGAATTGATGATCATTTAATTTACTGTTTGAAACTGGTGTGAAATAGGCGTTTAATGGTCCCTTCCATTCATTCAATGTACAGATCGCCGTGTCTGACACCGACTGATATTAGACCACCCGATGAAACCGATTGGAAAGTGCATTTCCCTCGTGAATCGGCTAATGCGTCGCCGACGTCTGCCGTCGTGCAAGCTATCGACTGGCGAGGCAAAGTCGAACCGGAATCGACGAGATACAAGTAAGTCGGTTGGACAATTGACTAGCgggaaaaaattgataaactGTCAGAGGAGTTTAGCGCTCCAACTCGAATTCTATGGGCAGAATATTGACTAGGGCATGAAAATTGCAATACCAgtagttcatttcaaatgattcaaatttccTAGACTTATTGATACATGATTTAGCAGTAACTCGTAAATGAATCCAAGCGACAAAATTTGGTTCAAAAGTTGAATActataaaatgaattaatttcaactGTGTTGTATTGCCAAATCCAACCACATGCCTTCGGAATTGTATTGATCTTATACAACAAACCAAAAAGAACCgatatctatttgaatttcagaTGGACCGAAACGGGTTTCGGAAGCCACACGTACGTGAAGAAGCTGAGCAAGAAATCGTCGCCGCGAACCCGCGCCGTCGGAAGTACGTCAGCGGGTGGACGCCCGAAAACAGCACCGACAACGACGCAAGAAAAATGGAAAACCGAGAAGGTTCGTTTCTTATCTTAATGCCGCGGAATTTTTGTAAACGATCTTAGACGAACGAATGACGTTTGTTTCTCAAATATGTAAGATATAAGTTCGAATATcgaaagatgataatgattgaacggttttattttttttgcagCCATCCGATCAGAACACAAATGTAAAAGGAGCGGCGTCTCATCATGCTAAAGAGATCGATCCGAGCTCAGTCGCTGAAATGATGAAAGTATTACATGTAGGCGGACAATCCGATGATCCAACGTAAGTCAATCGAATTTATTAAATATATGCGCGTGGGCGCATTAGGCCTTTtatatgagaaaaattgatttcatcgcGTGTAACTTATATTAGGCTAAATGTAGCCAAggatttcattagaaattacatgtaatatgaaaaaaaaaattttggcccaaattgaGACCCAATTTTGAGCCTTATATACTTAATTCCAGGGCTAGGTCTTGGAGTTTGGAGTGGGCAGCATGATTTATGAGATAAAAGATATTCATCGTTATTTCAAAATGGTGCTATGGCCCAAAAAGGGGCATTTGAACCCCTGACCTCCCTCGACCTCCTTTGGGGACACTCAATAATAACGCCAATGAACTAACATTTGGGACTCCCATTGTATTGTTCGTTAACTTGAATAGGACTCCATTTTGTTATCACGTGTTATTTTATCGTTTCCCAGTAGGTGGCGTTATGCTCAGTAAGTACAACACTATTCGCATTATGCGGTAAAAGAAATCATTCACAGTTACTCCTAGCTGATCTGATTCAGCCTCTGGTAGCGGGGAAATTCATCATATAACATTTTATGTCTAAAATTTTACATACCCGGTATTTGTTCGTggaattgatttgaaacaatcaattcattgttttgatattatattataaaGCATTTGCTGTCACTCCTTTTCATGTTATCACTTCGTATCTCAACACAATCTTTGCATTAACTTCCACCATTTTCTCGATGTTTATTTAGTTATTTATATGTTGCCAGTTACAATTATCATGCACTGAACGTCTGTTGATACCATTTAATTCAGTCTTTCACAGATTTGATGATTTGCACAGAATAAATTGTCAAAATACAACACTAGGCTGACATATATGTTTCAAATCAtaagggtggccacttacctggattTCAGGGAAGAATTgggggaaaagtcagggaattttgttaaGATAGTTGGATCACGCgttaaatcaaacagtttccatccATGTATTACGTATGACTGTTAAATTGATTGggttcttagcagatcaagtcagggaaaacaatgtTCATGTCAGGGAAAAATTGACCAAGTGATCATGTTCCGTTACTAGTTACGCAAGTTGAATAGGGATTAGTTtgagaaataagaaataattttctgaaatatttaaCTAATAAAACCCAACAACCACAGAACCGGTTCCTTATTTTCAGTTCAATGAGAATGTTCATATCGTTACATATTTATGGACTATTATCAACTGAAATAGTCGAaaaattttagaatttcaaattagaatttaGAAGAAATCGGACGATAATTACCTATAAACTCGAGCCCCAAAGGCGTGGTTTCATTGAATGGGAAATAGCTTTGATGGATATTTCGTAATATGTGAGCTAGTTTGAGGATTCATCAAAACGATACCCATCCTATGAATCCGAGCTTTCGTATACTGCGCTTGTTCTGCTGAATTTCAGGCATCtcaaatcgttttttttttttttgtttttgtttttttttcattcgctTTCATCGTTTCTGACTTGTGTTATTTGTATTTCGCGCACAGGCCAAGACATTACTTGATGAAAAGCTTCGGATTGAATGCGGGAGCAACTTTATCAGCAGTATGTTATGTGTTTACTTTATGTTGTTGGTTTTTGCGACCCCTTTTGTATAAGAGCGAAATATTTTCCATTCGATCGCGAGTTCTTTATTtgcaatgtttttattttcgtcATGTTAGGAGTTGAAAGAGATGATGTCTCGAATGCCACCTCCGACTATGGAGTTTTTGTCAATCACAGCTCCGAAGCCATGTCAAGGTAAGCGTTATCGCctattttttaagattttcaaTTCTGCTTTATACAGTTAACTGGGATTACCTCGGATTATCGCTTGCCTTGGATAAATGTTTTACACAAAAAGCACTTCTAATATTGACAGCTACCCAAAAATTCACTGACctcaaaaaaatcaaatggCCCCACGAGATCCGAGTTTACTGTATACATTTGAAAGTATACACGTACTTCAGTTAGAATAAAATTAGGATGTCCCTGGAAATGAATGGCCATTGATTTTCTCCATGGTACAAGATgtccactgacctggaaaactaaGGAAACCATAAAAATACTAGAAAaatatcagggaaaactcgTGGAAGTTTGAAAATTACCTGGAATTTCGATAATATGCTATTGGACATGCGTTTTTATCAATATCTGATTCCTAGAAAAAATAATCGTAACATTCCGAACCAGGAAATTTCTCCATTTACCTGCCACTGATTCACTCGGGGAATACTGTGTTATAACATAGAATATCCTGGGTAacataaaatgtttgaatttgtGAAGCGTATGTCGTGTTGAATTTTGTGACACGAAGAACGTCGTTTTCCAAATCATTCCATAGATTTCAGAAACCGCTACGAATATGTTCGGTCTTAGTCATGCACGCGATTCATGCTCATTGAAAAATGCTTTACACGTTTTGAGTACCGATAAACACGGGCGGAATTCACTGCATTGAAATTCTATCATTTTTGCAAAATGAATCCCAtgtacaaaaagaaaaaaaacgtgTACGTAGAATAACCTCATCGCAGTATACGCCATCGAGTTCTAGAAAAAATCACATCAATCACTGCGCGACGCATTCATTCTGCATCGCTCTAAAAGGTCGACGAATCTGGAGACGTTTATTTTCCGCTGTAATAAAAATAGCCGTCGTTAATTAGCCGGCTGTCAATAGAGTATTGATTATATAACCGATGCCTTGGTATATTGATTACATACGTGCTGATTACATAGAAAGGTTACTTACCATTTCGTATACATTACGAAATAAGGATTGGTTATTGCGTATTGCGTAATCTAACCGGAGGAGTTTTACGGCGATCGGCTTGGATAGTACGATCTCGGATATAACAATTTATCGGTTATTACAAACCTAGAGCAATCGTCCAAAATAggaaattttcaatgatttcatactggatgtGACGAACCATTGGTTATAAAgaacaggggccagttgcacggtcgtgacttaagtccaaaagtagtcttaaatcttaagactggtctcaatttctcagattggctatagaactaagttggtctgagactggtcttaagtctaagctatGACTGTgctcttaagtctaagccatatCATAGTcatgatatataatatatataagaccagtctaagaccaacttcgtTCTGTAGCcattctaacaacttaagactagtcttaagatttgataccatttttggacttaagtcacgactgtgcaactaggctctgtaacgaggttccgccgTATAAGTATCCATTGCCTTTGGTAGTGGTCGAGCGGTTGacatctttttatttcatctcgCATCTCACTGATATCAGTGCATCTGGTGGGCTGTAACGCATCGAAGCGATTCATTCATGTTGTTAATATCGTATGTAAATTTTGTCTTATGCATGTTTTGATTTATGGCGTATTGAAGCTGGCGGATTACCTAAGTGAAACAGATCAACGGAATTGATTCACGAAAGAATGTGAATTTCTTGCTTCGAACGTCCAACAGAATATGTACCGTATCTCGGACATGTTTTGATCGAGGATTCTAGATTTCAAATTCTCAGGCAGGTTAATATATAAAGATACTCGTGTTAATGGTCAATTTACGATTGACTCGCAGTTTTCTCACACGTAAACTGTTGATAACACGAATCAATAGATTCGTAGGGAAGCgattaataattcattacCAGTATGTACTGGAATGCTTGTCGTGTGTATATATTATTGGTTATTACGGAACCAAGAACACGTTTATGTTGGATTTATTGAAGTATTGAAGAAATACGGTAACTAGGAGAATCGGATTGTAACTAAGGCAGGTTTTTACTGATTCTGTAATTCTCTTGTGGTGCGTTCGTTTTAACCAGAATATGCTCTACCTATTCCGGCGAAATTgggtaatctgtaaacctgataggcCGGTGCAGAGTTTGCAATCCAGAATATCTAATCCTCTACCGGAATACGTTCAATCGAAACTGCCTAAATGTCTGTTCGGCTTTAGAACCAGGAAATATGGTTGCGCAAGACATAGCGTCTGATTGTGAGGTCAGGTGATGGTATCATACGCTATTTCAACATAAAGTAGGAATCTGTAGGTTGATGAAAATTCTTTGAaacgaaaaaagtttttcctcACATCAATTTTCGATATCGATGACAAATTCTTTAGGGAACGAATTTGGACCTCTCAAAAAATTGGATTTTGGAGAATTCTGGAGTATGGAATATTGAATACCGGTAGATCAAGTGTAGTCCTTACCACCAATCAATCAGAGCTTACGCAACAGCCTAAACTCAGCAGATAACATGTGTGCATTAAATGTTTTCTTTGCTTATTGATAAGCGATGAAGTGTTTTTCATTCAGGTTTCTATATTGCAAATCAACGATTGGCAATTTCCTGTCATTGACACATCGGTTCAAATCTGACCTTTTATAAGTGGTTACGACAACGACAACGACAACGGAAAATGTATACATTCGCGTAATCAGTACTTGATACCGTTAATCATCTTATAATATTCCATTTCAGACCACCAGAAAAGCCAAAGTGCAGGCCCAATTATCAGAACTGACGTGTGAGTATTAATAAAGTCATATATCCTGATGTTGTActttaaaaaatctgatgatttttatttcattcctCAATGCACTGAGCGGTGCTCTGGTCATTATCCTGATTAAGTAAGAGCGGCCAGATGAGAACCTTTGACTAAGAAACTTGGCCACGACCTGGATTCAGAACCCTTTGACAAGACCACTGCATGCTTCTGGTGAACAATGTCTATCAATAACTTGACTTGACTCTCTTCACGCTGCAGTGAGACATAAGGCCACAACATGTTCTCCACAATTTCTTCGTCTTTGGTAACTCGCAGCGCTTCGTCCCTTGTCAGCCACATCAGTTTCAGCTTGTCAGCCATTTCTCACCTCCAGATGACTTTTGGTTGGCCCCCTTCTCTTCCCTTGGGGGTCCAATGTAGGGCAGTCTTTGTCCCAcccagaaaaaaagaaattctgcCGTTCGAAACTGTCATTGTTTATCTATTTGCAGAGATACGCCTCGTCAGCTGTACGCGCCGCCTCAAACACCGTTACCGTCGACTACTAACGTTCTATTGAGTGATAATGAATCGGAGCAGATCGACGTCGAACGGCCGTGGTCGGTGACCGATCCCAAACAACCCGATAACAGTGAGGGCGACGCCGATGAACTCGAGTGGGAAACGTTTCAAAAACAGGTATTAACCAATGTCAAACTTATGCATACAGCACATATTAAATTGCCTGCCTAGAAAGATGTTTTTGGCCCATCCCAAcctcagggtggccactgacctggataaattgggaatcagaaaaatctagaaaaataagGGTAATCTAAgtttaccaaaaacctggaaaaccttGGAATTTGGGTGATAATGTTATTGACCATGTGTCTCttatcaatacgtgattcattgaaaaatgaatgaattgtaacattctaaacctagaaattttgtGTCGTCACACgcaaaaatcaaagaaaacccattggatttgtaaatgggccGAAAGTGGTCACCCTGAACCTTCATCTAATTACCAAGTGATTTATCTGCGGCATTATCATGAAATTAAATCcgatagaaaatgtttttggtCATTGGTCAATTGATACAGTCATACAGTAACTAGATGGAGACAGCTATCATTTTGCAATAGGAGTTCCTATCCTAAGGGTGTCCTTGCCaatagggatcattcatttattacgaaCGCATTAGCGGAGGGGTAGGGGGAGGGgtaagtgcaattgcgtactgtaatgctcaATGTATGTGAAAAAATGgctgattttgcgtacagggggatggaaaaagtcaaatttcatgcgtacgtaataaatggatgatccAATACCTAGATAATAGGTCCTATTACTTATTGGATTCTTAGATCTACGGATTCAAAATGAGTGATCATTATTTTCCAGGTTGAAGCATCAGCGATTGCGACTTCGATTCCGACCGTCGTAGATGAGACGCGCGCCGCGACGACTTCCGCTTCGAAACGTCCGTTGACTGAACCGCAACAACCGGAGAAAAACACCGAGTTGAAAGTCGTGAATTTATCGCTGGACAATAAATACGCTTTCAGTCGCGACAAGCACAACGCCAATTTCCACGTGGCGGCGCAGTCGCCTCGTAAGGGGTTAACGTCGTCGAAACCGTCTTCGGCGTTGCCGGAGAAGGCGAAGTCGATATCCGTCACTGATCTTTCGCGACAGTTGAATCTGTCGGAACATTGGAGTTTCTCGCCGGACGTCGACATCGCGACGGTGAACGCGGACGTCACGAAGAATCAGCCGAATCTTCACATCAACGGCGAATATTGGCTGAAAGAGCTTCGCAACGACAAGAATTATTGTCGCGATTGTAAAACGTCGTCGTCACCGAGAAAAGACGGCAAAACGGCGCGTCGCCCGAAAACGAGTGCCGGACGTAAGATCATCGACGGAAAAGCAGCCGAGCGGCCGCTGATGAAAAAACGAGCACGAAGCGCCGGCCCGACGAGAATGTTGCGTCAACGCGAACAACAGCCCGCCAAGTTTATCGTCGGCCCGAAACCGACGGCGCCATCTATACCGAGCCCGCATCATCCGTTCGGAGGTCGTTCGCCGCGTCTCAATCAGGCCTATCAGGTCGAGTTGGAAAAACAGGCCCGCAAGATGGATAGTCCGAGGCGTTACTTGCAAACAGGTAGAGAAACCTTTTAAGCTAAGCCCCGCGTGTACTTACATCGTACAGGAGGCCTTGCCTACCTTGGAAGAAATTTGTAAGAAAATTTTATCTGAAGTTCCAGAATTCCCCGTGCTTAGATATATGTTAGTTGAATGAATCCATCTAGGGCCAGTTGTATTGACTAGTATTATCTTTGAATTATCTTTAAATTAAATTAACCGGTaaacttaattgaaaattaatctaGTTAATCCTAGTAAAAGTTCATACCAGTCATTCAAACCAACCGCTGGTTCTGGGGAGATTTACTAGCATTGGTTCCTTACGTATGCAAAGCACAGCCCCTATACCTATATTCAAAATTCTTTACGAATTTTTGCTATATTTGATATAGAATTATTGCTTTTATGTCGTATGGTTAGAAGCTCTCTTTGTTTTAGTAACCCAGTTCCGTGGTTACGACGAAGATATGGAAGCAGATTCGCACCAAACATCATCCGGTCGTACGGTCGCTGGATTAACAAATCATACAGCGGTGCTTAATATTCGCGGTCAAGGCATGTCGTCACAGGGCGGTGGTGGACTGCGCTTTATTCCCAGTTCACAACCTCAGCCTTCTGGTGAGTATTGACGATACAGAATATGTATTCTGTTTTGTGATTGTGTTTGTTAAAATTTGCAAAACACGAAAAATGTCCAACGTACACAAGATGACAAACGTTTTTTGACGAATCAAAAAGAGTTACACAAATCAAGCGGCGCTTGTTTCATGAAAAACCGTTTTTCCTGGCTGTGTGAATTGGGCTTTATGGTTTAGACACTGTTATTAATGAGATCGGGATTCGCATTACGTGTTTCAGATCCAATCAAACTTCACATAAACTGGATATACAGTAAACAGGGTATACACGCAGAATTCATGTACTCTCTGCATTAGCTATGTCTACACAGATTCAATAAACTTGACATATTGAACTAATAAGGTTTATTTCATAAGCCAAATATGAGCAACGTTTTCGATCTCAGTGTTATCAAATGGTGAAATAAACTCATAATCTTTTAAACTTCAGTTTATTGAACTTGAGATTTGGGTCTGTACAGTATCTAAACTCAAGATAATTACTTCTGTGTAGAtgtagtttttatattttatatatagttttaGTATATGAATCTATCTTTGTGTAAAATTCGTATCATATCCTACATAATTTGTGCTTGTATCTTAGTTGGACAGACGTCTTGGAACTGTGATTTAGTTAACTGCCAATGATTTAAGCCGATTTGGTTTTTGGTGTCtattttctatatgaaatcaGTACAAAATACAATTCTTTCAAATCGATTATTTTGTAGAATATCTGGCTGTAGTCCCCTATTATCTATTTAACAAGAATGTTGTCCTAATCCACTGATCTTAGCTATACGTAATTCTGGTGATGgcatgtgtgtgtgtatacTTGTAGTTCTAGACTATCGGCATTTTGTGTTTTTTGTGCTGTCTCAACAAATCCGTTTTGTCTGCAATATACGTTAACTGCCAATGATATAAGCCGATTTGGTGGGTGGGGTCTATTTTCTATATGGAATCAGTACAAAGTACAATTCGTAATTCGTAAAATTCAtacaaattgattattttgtagaaTATTTCGATGTCGTTccctattattttcattatgtcGCAACAATTCTGTTTTGTCCATGACCTTCAGTATCTAATTCCTGTAAAAGTGACGATAACCTCATAAATTTGGAGAACTAGTGATTTTGGCATTTCATTGATGTGTTAATTAATTGTACGCGACTGATATCAGCTTCCGGTTTGGCAATTTCATATCTATTCACAACACTGATACAAAGCTTAACTCTTCGCGTATTCGTCATAGTAGTTTGTATTCTAATGCGGTGTGTTTTTGCTGTTTTCTTTAGCTAACAGTAACGCCCAATCCTCCGTCGAATCTTCTCCGTCTAGACCGGCGACGGCGACTTCGTAAGTAGCGTCGATAGCGTCGAATTTCGACAACGTTTTTCGAAACCTTATCGTTGATCGGAATTCGTATAAACATTTCAGATCTAAACGTAAATCATCAACTAATCACGGTCAAGGTCGACCAATACCCGATTACGTCGAGGCAGTAGACCCGGTATGTATTTCTGGAAACCTTTTTCGATGTTGCCGGTCCATTATTTCTGGTCAAAGAActgaaattagattttaagaGTAAATTTCTGTTTCGAAAGGATCATATGGAGACCGCCGTCCAGAGGCAAAAAGAAGCAAAAGCGGCTGTGGATATACAAAGGTACCGCCCACATCTGAACGACGCTAGTTTTTAGTCAATCTGAGGACgcgtttctgatttctttctttttatttcgttAGGATCTTCCGCGGATACGTGGCCAGGTCGcattatgaaataatgttaCGTCAGCGTAGATGGGCTTTAGAAGATAGAAAGAAGGACGAACAAGAAGGAAAGAGGTAATATGCTAGATCATGTGTTCAGGATGTTAGATTTAACAGCAAGCATCGGGAAGTTGGCATCGTGCATTGCATATGTGATGAACATCTTTTTGATGGATTGAAATAAGTTCATCTGTGTAAATGATCTAATAAAGTTAGATTTAGTTGAAAACTCACAGAGCTTTCGATCCTAATGTCTTTTGATTGGGCTAGAAAGCGAAATCCATTTCTGAGGCAGAGACAGTTCACACACATAAATACGTAACCTTACTTGCATATTGTAGTCTTTTCCATGAATTGATAAGGTTGTATTTCCAGGTTATATCGCGAACACGCCGTGCGCAAATCGAAAATCGAAAACCGCCCATTGGATCCCGAGGCGGTTGACTGGTCAAGAAACTATGAGAATCATCTTTCTAATCAGGAAAAGGAACGCAAATTGAAGGCCGAATCAACCGTTAAAGAGTAAGTGGAAGTTTGTTTTCTTCGCGTGAGCTTGTTTCCTTTAATGCGATGAATTCAGgctactggacccagttccactgttgtgaATTGGAGCTAACCCTTCGGTTGATATTTTGAGTTAACTTGTTGTGAAATCTAACTCAAAACTATCTTACCGGGTGATTAACTTTGAAACTGAAGATGCGAATCTTTaatctgaaatatttacaCTAATTCATGCTTTTCTAGATTGGTATCGAAGAATCAAGAAGAGAACAAATATATCGCGACGATCGGCCCTCATGTTGATATTTATCAGTACGTATTGATCATCATATTATCCAGTTTTAGATTTGGTATTTTCTGCATGTTCAGATCTCAAGGAGTGcttgaaattacaatttatataGGAATTTCCATCCGAAGAAGACTGGTCCCACGACgaaagaattgaatttagCTGCCTCGATCATTCAAAGATATACACGCGGTTTTCTAATACGACGTCGATTCGAAAAACTGAATAGAAAGGTAGTACATAACGTGTCTACAGAAGCCATCTTATTCATGACGaactcaaaatcaaaatgaaaaaatttgatgccaaaaaaaaattatcattttttgtcTAAATCGAGGACAGGCCTTAGAACACTTGATCAATTTCTTACTTATCACATCCAAATCAAATCATCTACCTTTTCTACGGTGGAAGCTCTTCAGATGTAATTCATCGCCCTCTGATCCTGGATAATCCAAAAGAGCTCACCAGTGCCTTTGAACTTTATCACCAGTGTAACAGGCGCTCTATAAATGACACTTTTGATTGACTGATTGATATAATATGTGTTGGTTATTATGAACctagaatttcatcccaaaTAGGATGATTAcgtaatttcatactggatataacaaactctcagttat is a genomic window of Tubulanus polymorphus chromosome 5, tnTubPoly1.2, whole genome shotgun sequence containing:
- the LOC141906491 gene encoding uncharacterized protein LOC141906491 isoform X2, which produces MTVGLSVHEQLGIIQTGLKKVRNSPLMQENEFRDMYRAADRHFNDVKLGHLTGKPRDLLEKSYSDTRFYAILIRMMTDAAGCLTDNRQKSDLEHVHTWYLTNRHVLHSAPKFGKARQKSEANKLLKKKATPRLTDAQRLLRLNDLNSVRSESRSGRNTTSPSTNSQLNTKVSTKSNEAGGRNEISSQALLTPAPTTTPQASDDEDDTVPSPVPQVHITIHEKTDSLPIHGSRAASAASLPRQTDVPVSVSKPKMVHPISSLINPHAHYQPSDERSKEVLRNPEDSMDKAAKLRMWKAFQEEHKSGQDILEKLQFCGRNGCPYGQRYVAHEMGESPEYYTNNIVAEYTAKFDQLESTTQKASNDFEKSKLLAQTLEDLYKTAGRMYPADQTKYPGFRPRSSPSTGRANYRSDENTNEPATVSTVNMEDVLSMIDHVTDDMTTYKERLVPSPGPGFNKPTMSVNEATVRAQSAPVRRIDISPHSASPCLTPTDIRPPDETDWKVHFPRESANASPTSAVVQAIDWRGKVEPESTRYKWTETGFGSHTYVKKLSKKSSPRTRAVGSTSAGGRPKTAPTTTQEKWKTEKPSDQNTNVKGAASHHAKEIDPSSVAEMMKVLHVGGQSDDPTPRHYLMKSFGLNAGATLSAELKEMMSRMPPPTMEFLSITAPKPCQDHQKSQSAGPIIRTDVDTPRQLYAPPQTPLPSTTNVLLSDNESEQIDVERPWSVTDPKQPDNSEGDADELEWETFQKQVEASAIATSIPTVVDETRAATTSASKRPLTEPQQPEKNTELKVVNLSLDNKYAFSRDKHNANFHVAAQSPRKGLTSSKPSSALPEKAKSISVTDLSRQLNLSEHWSFSPDVDIATVNADVTKNQPNLHINGEYWLKELRNDKNYCRDCKTSSSPRKDGKTARRPKTSAGRKIIDGKAAERPLMKKRARSAGPTRMLRQREQQPAKFIVGPKPTAPSIPSPHHPFGGRSPRLNQAYQVELEKQARKMDSPRRYLQTVTQFRGYDEDMEADSHQTSSGRTVAGLTNHTAVLNIRGQGMSSQGGGGLRFIPSSQPQPSDPIKLHINWIYSKQANSNAQSSVESSPSRPATATSSKRKSSTNHGQGRPIPDYVEAVDPDHMETAVQRQKEAKAAVDIQRIFRGYVARSHYEIMLRQRRWALEDRKKDEQEGKRLYREHAVRKSKIENRPLDPEAVDWSRNYENHLSNQEKERKLKAESTVKELVSKNQEENKYIATIGPHVDIYQNFHPKKTGPTTKELNLAASIIQRYTRGFLIRRRFEKLNRKVSMYCQSFKAFMKDYNALLCRIQRRHGIERPKTPFSIEEVTEFIDMKKRYESTFDKRSFGGELDEHELPFYFNECDLYPAPAEVDDAIDMVFKGKKRAKQGSFTKKEVIEITFQIYIPKACCLPDVRRSTWMNPIIDGQEALKLLGSESVEPAPLRVCAELVAASMKERKLAEEQRLRDERRQIENS